One window from the genome of Mycolicibacterium gadium encodes:
- a CDS encoding TIGR01777 family oxidoreductase yields the protein MSDAVIAIAGSSGLIGSALVYALRATDRRVLRIVRRAPSNPDEVFWNPDTGEFDPGALAGVDAAVNLCGVNVGDKRWSGAFKQALRDSRIGPTEVLSAAVAEAGVPVLVNASAVGYYGNTGSRTVDETTPPGDGFLAQLSQDWEAAVAVAERSGARVVLLRSGLVLTDAGGVLGRLKLLFSLGLGARLGDGRQYMPWISLEDEVRAILFAINKDELSGPVNLTGPAPVTNAEFTTALGRAVNRPTPLMVPGFALRAAFGEFADEGLLGGQRAIPAALERAGFEFHHNTIGEALAFATAPKAG from the coding sequence GTGTCCGACGCCGTCATTGCGATCGCCGGATCGTCCGGCCTCATCGGGTCTGCTTTGGTGTACGCCCTGCGGGCCACCGATCGCCGGGTGCTGCGGATCGTGCGCCGCGCACCGTCGAACCCCGACGAGGTGTTTTGGAACCCCGACACCGGCGAATTCGACCCGGGCGCGTTGGCCGGGGTCGACGCCGCGGTGAACCTGTGCGGTGTCAACGTCGGCGACAAACGATGGTCGGGGGCGTTCAAGCAGGCCCTGCGCGACAGCCGTATCGGGCCGACCGAGGTGTTGTCCGCCGCGGTCGCGGAAGCCGGTGTGCCGGTGCTCGTCAACGCCAGCGCGGTGGGTTACTACGGCAATACCGGCAGCCGCACCGTCGACGAAACCACACCCCCAGGCGACGGCTTCCTGGCTCAATTGAGCCAGGACTGGGAGGCCGCGGTGGCGGTTGCCGAGCGTAGTGGCGCCAGGGTGGTACTGCTGCGCAGTGGACTGGTGCTGACGGATGCCGGCGGGGTGCTCGGCCGCCTCAAACTGCTGTTCTCGCTTGGCCTGGGCGCCCGGCTCGGCGACGGACGCCAATACATGCCGTGGATCAGCCTGGAGGACGAGGTCCGCGCAATACTGTTCGCTATCAACAAGGACGAGTTGTCGGGTCCGGTGAACCTGACCGGACCCGCACCGGTGACCAACGCCGAGTTCACCACCGCCCTTGGGCGCGCAGTGAATCGCCCCACACCGCTGATGGTGCCCGGCTTCGCATTGCGCGCCGCATTCGGCGAGTTCGCCGACGAAGGCCTGCTCGGAGGCCAGCGCGCCATTCCGGCCGCCCTCGAGCGCGCCGGATTCGAGTTCCACCACAACACGATCGGCGAGGCGCTGGCGTTCGCCACCGCGCCGAAGGCCGGCTAG
- the sucB gene encoding 2-oxoglutarate dehydrogenase, E2 component, dihydrolipoamide succinyltransferase, with protein sequence MAISVQMPALGESVTEGTVTRWLKQEGDTVEQDEPLLEVSTDKVDTEIPSPAAGVLQKIVAQEDDTVEVGGELAVIGEAGESGGDDSGSDSEPDEKPAEEEPKPAEEPDAQEEPAAEEQEEEEEAPEPESKPESKPAAKSSGSATSVKMPELGESVTEGTVTRWLKKVGDTVEVDEPLVEVSTDKVDTEIPSPVAGTLVSITAEEDDTVEVGGELAKIGDADAAAESEPEPEPEPEPEPEPEPEQEAKPEPKQEAKSEPEPQPKQEAEPEPKPEPKLEPKQQAKPESDAPSGDGSPYVTPLVRKLAAENDVDLASVKGTGVGGRIRKQDVLAAAEAKKAPAAEPAAQAPATRAAAPQQPATPAPALAHLRGTTQKANRIRQITAKKTRESLQATAQLTQTHEVDMTKVVALRARAKKDFAEREGVNLTYLPFIARAVIDALKTHPNVNASYNEESKEITYYDAEHLGFAVDTEQGLLSPVVKNAGDLSLAGLARAIADIADRARSGNLKPDELSGGTFTITNIGSQGALLDTPILVPPQAAMLGTGAIVKRPRVIVDDSGNESIGVRSICYLPLTYDHRLIDGADAGRFVTTIKRRLEDGAFEAELGL encoded by the coding sequence ATGGCCATCTCCGTTCAGATGCCCGCACTCGGTGAGAGCGTCACCGAGGGGACTGTCACCCGCTGGCTCAAGCAAGAGGGAGACACGGTCGAGCAGGACGAGCCGCTGTTGGAAGTGTCCACCGACAAGGTCGATACCGAGATCCCCTCTCCCGCGGCCGGTGTGCTGCAGAAGATCGTGGCCCAGGAGGACGACACCGTCGAGGTCGGTGGCGAGCTGGCCGTCATCGGCGAGGCGGGCGAATCAGGCGGCGATGACTCCGGATCCGACTCCGAGCCCGACGAGAAGCCTGCCGAGGAAGAGCCCAAGCCGGCCGAAGAACCTGACGCGCAGGAGGAGCCCGCCGCCGAGGAGCAGGAAGAAGAAGAAGAAGCGCCCGAGCCGGAATCCAAGCCCGAGTCCAAGCCGGCCGCCAAGTCATCGGGCTCCGCCACGTCGGTGAAGATGCCCGAGCTCGGTGAGTCGGTGACCGAGGGCACCGTGACCCGTTGGCTGAAGAAAGTCGGCGACACAGTCGAGGTCGACGAGCCGCTTGTCGAGGTGTCCACCGACAAGGTCGACACCGAGATCCCGTCGCCGGTGGCCGGCACGCTGGTGTCCATCACCGCCGAAGAGGACGACACCGTCGAGGTCGGCGGCGAGCTGGCCAAGATCGGCGACGCGGACGCCGCAGCCGAGTCTGAACCGGAACCGGAACCGGAGCCGGAGCCCGAGCCCGAGCCCGAGCCCGAACAAGAAGCCAAGCCGGAACCCAAGCAAGAAGCCAAGTCCGAGCCCGAGCCGCAACCCAAGCAAGAGGCCGAACCCGAGCCGAAGCCGGAACCCAAACTCGAGCCCAAGCAGCAGGCAAAACCCGAGTCCGACGCGCCGTCGGGTGACGGCTCGCCGTATGTGACGCCGCTGGTCCGAAAGCTGGCCGCCGAGAACGACGTCGACCTGGCCTCGGTGAAGGGAACCGGCGTCGGGGGACGCATCCGTAAGCAGGATGTCCTCGCCGCCGCCGAAGCCAAGAAGGCACCGGCGGCCGAGCCGGCCGCCCAGGCGCCTGCGACCCGCGCCGCCGCACCGCAGCAGCCGGCCACTCCGGCACCCGCGCTGGCGCATCTGCGCGGCACCACGCAGAAGGCCAACCGGATCCGGCAGATCACCGCGAAGAAGACGCGTGAATCCCTGCAGGCCACAGCGCAGTTGACGCAGACCCACGAGGTCGACATGACCAAGGTGGTCGCGCTGCGGGCCAGGGCGAAGAAGGACTTCGCCGAGCGCGAAGGCGTCAACCTCACGTACCTGCCGTTCATCGCACGCGCGGTGATCGATGCGCTGAAGACGCATCCCAACGTCAACGCGAGCTACAACGAAGAGTCCAAGGAGATCACCTACTACGACGCCGAGCACCTCGGCTTCGCGGTGGACACCGAGCAGGGCTTGCTTTCGCCGGTGGTCAAGAACGCCGGGGACCTGTCGCTCGCCGGGTTGGCCCGCGCGATCGCCGATATCGCGGATCGCGCGCGTTCGGGCAACCTTAAACCCGACGAACTGTCCGGCGGCACGTTCACCATCACCAACATCGGCAGCCAGGGCGCGCTGCTCGACACCCCGATCCTCGTTCCGCCGCAGGCGGCGATGCTGGGCACCGGCGCGATCGTGAAGCGGCCGCGGGTGATCGTCGACGATTCGGGTAACGAGTCGATCGGTGTGCGGTCCATCTGCTACCTGCCGTTGACGTATGACCACCGACTGATCGACGGCGCAGACGCCGGGCGTTTCGTGACCACCATCAAGCGGCGTCTCGAGGACGGCGCGTTCGAGGCCGAACTGGGTCTCTAA
- the lipA gene encoding lipoyl synthase encodes MTIARGSNAAGHAAPEGRKLLRLEVRNAETPIERKPPWIKTRAKMGPEYKDLKALVRREGLHTVCEEAGCPNIFECWEDREATFLIGGEQCTRRCDFCQIDTGKPAELDRDEPRRVAESVQAMGLRYSTVTGVARDDLPDGGAWLYAETVRAIKQLNPNTGVELLIPDFNADPQLLAQVFKARPEVLAHNVETVPRIFKRIRPGFRYERSLSVLTAARAAGLVTKSNLILGMGETPDEVCAALTDLHEAGCDLVTITQYLRPSVRHHPVERWVKPEEFVEHERFATELGFAGVLAGPLVRSSYRAGRLYAQAVAARPADSTGAATSVASQSVS; translated from the coding sequence GTGACAATCGCTCGCGGGTCCAACGCCGCCGGTCATGCGGCTCCGGAGGGCCGAAAGCTGCTGCGTCTCGAGGTGCGCAATGCCGAGACGCCGATCGAGCGTAAGCCGCCGTGGATCAAGACTCGGGCCAAGATGGGGCCGGAGTACAAGGACCTAAAGGCGCTGGTCCGTCGCGAGGGCTTACACACCGTCTGCGAGGAGGCGGGCTGTCCGAACATCTTCGAATGCTGGGAGGACCGGGAGGCCACGTTCCTCATCGGCGGCGAGCAGTGCACCCGGCGCTGCGACTTCTGCCAGATCGACACCGGCAAACCCGCCGAACTCGACCGTGACGAGCCGCGCCGCGTCGCCGAAAGTGTGCAGGCGATGGGACTGCGTTATTCGACGGTCACCGGGGTGGCCCGCGACGACCTTCCCGACGGCGGTGCCTGGCTGTACGCCGAGACCGTCCGCGCCATCAAACAGCTGAACCCGAACACCGGCGTGGAGTTGCTGATCCCCGACTTCAACGCCGATCCGCAACTGCTGGCCCAGGTGTTCAAGGCGCGGCCAGAAGTGTTGGCGCACAACGTTGAAACGGTGCCCCGCATCTTCAAACGGATCCGGCCGGGCTTCCGCTACGAACGCAGCCTTTCGGTGCTGACCGCGGCGCGCGCCGCCGGTCTGGTCACCAAGTCCAACCTGATACTCGGCATGGGCGAGACACCGGACGAGGTGTGTGCGGCATTGACCGATCTGCATGAGGCGGGTTGCGACCTCGTCACCATCACGCAGTACCTGCGACCGTCGGTGCGGCATCACCCCGTCGAGCGCTGGGTCAAGCCCGAGGAGTTCGTCGAACACGAACGCTTCGCCACCGAGCTCGGCTTCGCCGGTGTGCTCGCCGGCCCGCTGGTGCGGTCGTCGTACCGTGCGGGACGCCTGTATGCACAAGCCGTCGCGGCTCGGCCTGCGGACTCCACCGGAGCCGCGACGTCGGTGGCATCGCAATCCGTATCCTGA
- a CDS encoding YciI family protein, whose translation MPQYAALTYTRDVDWSSPEESEAMAEYMKFGQDHAAQIRGGNALYPTSTATTIRVTGARGGDVVTSDGPYAETKEALTGFYLIEAADLDEALRIAAEIPAAWDGAVEVRPVIEFG comes from the coding sequence ATGCCGCAGTACGCCGCACTCACCTACACCAGGGACGTCGACTGGTCATCGCCCGAGGAAAGCGAGGCGATGGCTGAGTACATGAAGTTCGGGCAGGACCACGCCGCCCAGATCCGGGGCGGTAACGCGCTGTATCCGACGAGTACAGCCACGACCATCCGCGTGACCGGGGCTCGCGGTGGGGACGTCGTGACCAGTGATGGCCCGTATGCCGAGACAAAGGAAGCGTTGACCGGGTTCTACCTCATTGAGGCCGCGGATCTGGACGAGGCACTGCGCATCGCCGCGGAGATCCCGGCCGCGTGGGACGGCGCGGTGGAGGTACGCCCCGTCATCGAATTCGGCTAG
- a CDS encoding DoxX family protein: MTTNLDARLASYSSPFLSVFRIITGLLFTLHGTQKLFDWPIAAPMPIEVGAWPAWWAGLLEFVLGILITLGLFTRIAAFIASGQMAVAYFWMHWPPLEGPPASFWPIANGGEMALLFCFGFLLLAGMGAGTWSVDARRRPRGGGVAPGRVVTGTAAPAGYATGQPVRRGGLLSRFRRR, from the coding sequence ATGACGACCAATCTGGACGCCCGCCTCGCCAGCTACTCCTCACCGTTTCTCAGCGTCTTTCGCATCATCACCGGTCTGCTCTTCACGTTGCACGGCACGCAGAAGCTGTTCGACTGGCCGATCGCGGCGCCGATGCCCATCGAAGTCGGCGCATGGCCGGCCTGGTGGGCGGGGTTGCTCGAATTTGTGCTGGGCATTCTGATCACGCTCGGACTCTTCACCCGAATCGCGGCGTTCATCGCATCCGGCCAGATGGCGGTCGCATACTTCTGGATGCATTGGCCGCCGCTGGAGGGTCCGCCGGCATCGTTCTGGCCGATCGCCAACGGCGGTGAGATGGCCCTCTTGTTCTGCTTCGGCTTCCTGCTGCTGGCCGGGATGGGTGCTGGCACCTGGTCGGTGGATGCCCGACGCCGCCCCCGCGGGGGAGGTGTGGCGCCGGGCCGTGTGGTGACCGGAACCGCCGCGCCGGCGGGCTATGCGACCGGTCAGCCCGTCCGCCGGGGCGGACTGCTGAGTCGGTTTCGCCGCCGCTAG
- the glnA gene encoding type I glutamate--ammonia ligase, translated as MAEKTADDVIKLIKDEEVEYVDIRFCDLPGVVQHFSIPASAFDESVFEDGLAFDGSSVRGFQSIHESDMMLLPDPETARIDPFRAAKTVNLNFFVHDPFTREAYSRDPRNVARKAENYLASTGIADTCFFGAEAEFYIFDSVSFDSKMNGTFYEIDSEAGWWNTGEPIEADGSANRGYKVRPKGGYFPVAPYDHYVDLRDQMCTNLQNAGFVLERGHHEVGTAGQAEINYKFNTLLHAADDLLLFKYIIKNTAWQAGKTVTFMPKPLFGDNGSGMHAHQSLWKDGEPLFHDESGYAGLSDTARHYIGGILHHAPSLLAFTNPTVNSYKRLVPGYEAPINLVYSQRNRSACVRIPITGNNPKAKRLEFRCPDSSGNPYLAFAAMMMAGLDGIKKKIEPQAPVDKDLYELPPDEAASIPQAPTSLSAVIDKLEEDHEYLTEGGVFTEDLIETWISYKRENEIMPVQIRPHPYEIALYYDV; from the coding sequence GTGGCAGAAAAGACGGCTGACGACGTCATCAAGTTGATCAAGGACGAGGAAGTCGAATACGTCGACATCCGGTTCTGCGATCTGCCCGGCGTGGTCCAGCACTTCTCGATTCCGGCGTCCGCATTCGACGAGAGTGTCTTCGAGGACGGTTTGGCCTTCGACGGTTCGTCGGTGCGCGGCTTCCAGTCGATCCACGAATCCGACATGATGCTCTTGCCCGACCCAGAGACGGCGCGTATCGATCCGTTCCGTGCCGCCAAGACGGTGAACCTCAACTTCTTCGTGCACGATCCGTTCACCCGCGAGGCGTACTCGCGCGACCCGCGCAACGTGGCCCGCAAGGCGGAGAACTACCTCGCCAGCACAGGCATCGCCGACACCTGCTTCTTCGGCGCCGAGGCCGAGTTCTACATCTTCGACTCGGTGAGCTTCGACTCGAAGATGAACGGCACCTTCTACGAGATCGACTCCGAAGCCGGCTGGTGGAACACCGGGGAACCGATCGAGGCCGACGGCAGCGCCAACCGCGGCTACAAGGTGCGCCCCAAGGGCGGATACTTCCCCGTCGCACCGTACGACCACTACGTCGACCTGCGCGACCAAATGTGCACCAACCTCCAGAACGCCGGCTTCGTCCTGGAGCGCGGCCACCACGAGGTGGGCACGGCCGGACAGGCCGAGATCAACTACAAGTTCAACACGCTGCTGCATGCGGCCGACGACCTGCTGCTGTTCAAGTACATCATCAAGAACACCGCATGGCAGGCCGGCAAGACGGTCACGTTCATGCCCAAGCCGCTATTCGGCGACAACGGATCCGGCATGCACGCACACCAGTCGCTGTGGAAGGACGGCGAGCCGCTGTTCCACGACGAGTCTGGATACGCGGGACTGTCGGACACGGCACGCCATTACATCGGCGGCATCCTGCACCACGCACCGTCGCTGCTGGCATTCACCAACCCGACGGTGAACTCCTACAAGCGCCTGGTGCCGGGCTACGAGGCGCCGATCAACCTGGTGTACAGCCAGCGCAACCGCTCGGCGTGTGTGCGTATCCCGATCACCGGCAACAACCCGAAGGCCAAGCGCCTCGAATTCCGTTGCCCGGACAGTTCGGGTAACCCGTACCTGGCGTTCGCGGCGATGATGATGGCCGGCCTGGACGGCATCAAGAAGAAGATCGAGCCGCAGGCGCCGGTCGACAAGGACCTCTACGAGTTGCCGCCGGACGAGGCCGCCAGCATCCCGCAGGCTCCGACGTCGCTGTCCGCGGTGATCGACAAACTCGAGGAGGATCACGAATACCTCACCGAGGGTGGCGTTTTCACCGAGGACCTGATCGAGACCTGGATCTCCTACAAGCGGGAGAACGAGATCATGCCCGTGCAGATCCGTCCTCACCCCTACGAGATCGCCCTGTACTACGACGTGTAA
- a CDS encoding DUF4191 domain-containing protein gives MAKPRNTAANKAAKAEAKAARKAASKQRRSQLWQAFQIQRKEDKRLLPYMIGAFVLIVAASVALGIFAGGFTTYLMIPLGVVLGALVAFIIFGRRAQKSVYRKAEGQTGAAAWALDNLRGKWRVTPGVAATGHFDAVHRVIGRPGVIFVGEGSASRVKPLLAQEKKRTARLVGDVPIYDIVIGNGEDEVPLAKLERHLNKLPANITVKQMDSLESRLAALGSKIGPAAMPKGPLPAQAKMRGVQRTVRRK, from the coding sequence ATGGCAAAACCCCGCAATACCGCCGCGAACAAGGCGGCCAAGGCCGAGGCCAAGGCGGCTCGCAAGGCGGCCTCAAAGCAGCGCCGCAGCCAGCTGTGGCAGGCCTTCCAGATTCAGCGAAAAGAGGACAAGCGGCTCCTGCCCTACATGATCGGCGCGTTCGTGCTGATCGTGGCGGCCTCGGTGGCCCTCGGGATCTTCGCCGGCGGGTTCACCACGTACCTGATGATCCCGCTGGGCGTGGTTCTTGGAGCGCTTGTCGCATTCATCATCTTCGGCCGCCGGGCGCAGAAGTCGGTGTACCGCAAGGCCGAAGGACAGACTGGCGCGGCGGCGTGGGCGCTGGACAATCTGCGCGGCAAGTGGCGGGTTACCCCCGGCGTCGCGGCCACCGGTCATTTCGACGCGGTGCACCGGGTGATCGGGCGTCCCGGCGTGATCTTCGTGGGTGAGGGTTCGGCGTCGCGGGTCAAGCCGCTGCTGGCTCAGGAGAAGAAACGCACCGCGCGACTGGTGGGCGACGTCCCGATCTACGACATCGTGATCGGCAACGGCGAGGACGAGGTTCCGCTCGCCAAGCTCGAACGCCACCTCAACAAGCTCCCCGCGAACATCACCGTCAAGCAGATGGACTCACTGGAGTCGCGGCTGGCGGCGCTCGGCAGCAAGATCGGACCAGCCGCGATGCCGAAGGGCCCGTTGCCGGCACAGGCCAAGATGCGCGGCGTGCAACGCACCGTCCGCAGGAAGTGA
- a CDS encoding RDD family protein, producing the protein MTRSLGSWLSGSDPSGESGANEYPGQRLGLPPSGPGSIAGFGRRIAALLIDWFIAYGLVGLLVAVGVMNQQTFLYTPLGSTSIAVVWVVLGIVSVRLFGFTPGQLALGVRVASIDNRIHVGLGRATVRGILVFFVIPALFTDSDLRGYQDRFTGTAVVKR; encoded by the coding sequence ATGACCCGTTCCCTGGGGTCCTGGCTGTCGGGTTCGGACCCGAGCGGCGAATCAGGAGCCAACGAATACCCCGGTCAGCGCCTCGGCCTACCCCCGTCCGGTCCCGGGTCGATCGCCGGCTTCGGCAGGCGCATCGCCGCGTTGCTGATCGATTGGTTCATTGCGTACGGGCTGGTGGGTCTGCTCGTCGCGGTCGGTGTGATGAACCAGCAGACCTTCCTCTACACCCCCCTGGGATCCACCTCTATTGCGGTGGTCTGGGTCGTGCTCGGCATCGTCTCCGTGCGCCTGTTCGGATTCACACCGGGACAGCTGGCACTCGGCGTGCGGGTGGCCTCCATCGACAATCGGATTCACGTGGGCCTCGGCCGCGCGACCGTACGCGGGATCCTGGTGTTCTTCGTGATTCCGGCGCTGTTCACCGACAGCGATCTGCGCGGCTACCAGGACCGCTTCACGGGCACGGCGGTCGTCAAACGCTGA
- a CDS encoding RNA polymerase sigma factor, protein MVDGFIDTGQTLDTAVRTEGARILATLIRTVGSVQIAEDAVQEAAVRALRDWPHNGVPDEPRAWLTVTARRVAVDLLRREGARSAKERASMTLAAPQSPADSVVADDHLRLIFTCCHPALALDAQVTLALRTLCGLSPAQIAAVLLTSEAAVSKRLTRTRAKIARACIPYRVPADEDLPLRLAAVCAVLHTSYTIAHSASGGEHLTDPDGARESLRLARLVHGLMPDEPSPMAVLALMLLTESRREARLGNDGNPVPLAEQDRTLWDTNSIEEGLRLLDESLRRTGGVADPYQLQAAIAAQHSRAASYQETNWSEIVRLYDLLLSVQPTGPAALARAVAVAESQGAAAGLREVEQLEVDQRCLAVRGELLAREGRYDEAIATTRASLTEAVTAPERRHRDRRIIEWSAKRFQE, encoded by the coding sequence ATGGTGGACGGTTTCATCGACACCGGGCAGACGCTGGACACGGCGGTGCGGACGGAGGGTGCACGCATTCTGGCTACCCTCATCCGCACTGTCGGATCGGTACAGATTGCCGAGGACGCGGTCCAGGAGGCGGCGGTGCGCGCGCTACGGGACTGGCCGCACAATGGGGTGCCTGACGAGCCGCGTGCCTGGTTGACCGTGACCGCGCGCCGCGTAGCCGTTGACCTGTTGCGCCGGGAGGGCGCGCGCAGCGCGAAGGAACGCGCCAGCATGACACTCGCGGCGCCCCAGTCGCCGGCCGATTCGGTGGTTGCGGATGATCATCTGCGGCTGATCTTCACGTGTTGCCACCCGGCGTTGGCGTTAGACGCCCAAGTGACGCTTGCACTGCGCACGCTCTGTGGCCTGTCGCCCGCACAGATTGCGGCGGTGTTGTTGACGAGTGAGGCGGCGGTGTCCAAGCGGCTCACCAGGACTCGCGCCAAGATCGCTCGCGCCTGCATCCCGTACCGGGTACCGGCCGACGAAGACCTGCCGCTACGGCTTGCCGCGGTGTGTGCGGTGCTGCACACGTCGTACACGATCGCACACAGCGCGTCGGGCGGAGAACACCTCACCGACCCAGACGGTGCCCGCGAGTCCCTGCGACTGGCACGACTCGTACACGGTTTGATGCCCGATGAACCGTCACCGATGGCGGTGTTGGCGCTGATGCTGTTGACCGAATCCCGTCGCGAAGCACGACTTGGCAACGATGGCAATCCGGTACCTCTTGCCGAACAAGACCGCACATTGTGGGACACGAACAGTATCGAGGAGGGCCTGCGGTTGCTCGACGAGTCCTTGCGCCGCACAGGCGGTGTTGCCGACCCCTACCAGCTGCAGGCCGCCATTGCCGCCCAGCACTCACGGGCGGCGTCGTATCAAGAGACCAACTGGTCCGAGATCGTCCGCCTATACGACTTGCTCCTGTCGGTGCAGCCCACCGGACCGGCGGCCCTGGCCCGGGCGGTCGCAGTGGCCGAATCCCAAGGCGCCGCAGCGGGATTACGTGAGGTCGAACAGCTCGAAGTCGATCAGCGATGTCTGGCGGTGCGCGGGGAACTGTTGGCCCGTGAAGGAAGGTACGACGAGGCGATTGCGACGACTCGGGCGTCACTGACGGAAGCGGTCACCGCACCGGAAAGACGGCACCGCGACCGTCGCATCATCGAATGGTCAGCGAAACGATTCCAGGAGTGA
- the lipB gene encoding lipoyl(octanoyl) transferase LipB, producing MAPVSIRSVTTPIDVQRLGTVDYRQAWQLQRELADARVAGGPDTLLLLEHPSVYTAGKRTLPSERPGTADVPVIDTDRGGKITWHGPGQLVGYPVIGLAEPLDVVNFVRRLEESLITVCADLGLETCRIEGRSGVWVRGSSSRSAAAPARKVAAVGIRVSRSTTLHGFALNCDCDLSAFSAIVPCGISDAGVTSLTAELGRQIRVADVIEPVAAAVGAALDGRLSVALTQ from the coding sequence ATGGCGCCAGTGTCCATTCGGTCGGTGACGACACCCATCGACGTGCAACGACTCGGTACCGTCGACTATCGGCAGGCCTGGCAGCTGCAGCGCGAGCTGGCCGACGCGCGCGTCGCAGGCGGCCCCGACACACTGCTGCTGCTCGAACATCCGTCGGTCTACACGGCGGGCAAGCGCACCCTGCCCAGTGAGAGGCCCGGCACCGCCGACGTTCCTGTCATCGATACCGACCGCGGCGGCAAGATCACCTGGCACGGTCCCGGACAGTTGGTGGGCTATCCGGTGATCGGTCTGGCCGAGCCGTTGGACGTGGTGAATTTTGTTCGGCGCCTTGAGGAGTCGCTCATCACGGTGTGCGCTGACCTCGGCTTGGAGACGTGCAGGATCGAGGGCCGCTCCGGGGTGTGGGTGCGTGGGTCGTCCTCGAGATCGGCTGCCGCTCCGGCCCGCAAGGTGGCCGCCGTCGGTATCCGGGTGTCGCGATCGACGACACTGCACGGGTTCGCGCTGAACTGCGATTGTGACCTGTCGGCGTTCTCGGCGATCGTGCCGTGTGGCATCTCCGATGCCGGGGTCACCTCGTTGACCGCTGAGTTGGGCCGGCAGATCCGGGTCGCCGATGTCATCGAGCCGGTGGCCGCAGCCGTCGGTGCCGCCCTCGACGGCCGCCTGTCGGTAGCATTGACGCAGTGA
- a CDS encoding TIGR03619 family F420-dependent LLM class oxidoreductase, which produces MKIYVSAAFLDTSEVVEIAKAADDLGYDGLGIPDHVINLETLKTPYPYTKDGKRRWEAFTDWPDPWVLIGALAMVTTRLRFVTTVYLPAMRDPYSAAKSIGTSALLAGGRLELGIGVGWCEEEFILMGQQFARRGKRTDEMLALMKELWKPGWTEFDGEFYQTPRLEMEPTPPPIPIYVGGLSDIALRRAAKHDGWIGDLISTDQALIRVEKLRELRAAQGLSMDDFVVITPLTDAFTPEHYDRATAGGIDGIITMPWMFYSGPLATLDEKIDGMRKFRKDMALD; this is translated from the coding sequence ATGAAAATCTATGTGAGCGCTGCCTTCCTCGACACCAGCGAAGTCGTCGAGATCGCAAAGGCCGCCGATGATCTCGGCTACGACGGTCTGGGCATCCCGGACCACGTCATCAACCTCGAGACGCTGAAGACGCCGTATCCGTATACCAAGGACGGCAAGCGGCGGTGGGAAGCCTTCACCGACTGGCCGGACCCCTGGGTGCTGATCGGCGCCCTCGCCATGGTGACGACGCGGCTGCGGTTCGTCACGACGGTCTACTTGCCCGCGATGCGCGACCCGTACTCGGCGGCGAAATCGATTGGCACGTCGGCATTGTTGGCCGGCGGGCGGTTGGAACTCGGTATCGGGGTCGGCTGGTGCGAGGAAGAGTTCATTTTGATGGGACAGCAGTTCGCCCGTCGCGGTAAGCGCACGGACGAGATGCTTGCGCTGATGAAGGAGCTCTGGAAGCCGGGCTGGACCGAGTTCGACGGCGAGTTCTACCAGACACCGCGGCTGGAGATGGAGCCGACGCCACCGCCCATTCCGATCTACGTCGGTGGGCTCTCCGACATCGCACTGCGCCGCGCCGCGAAACACGACGGCTGGATTGGCGACCTGATCAGCACCGACCAGGCGCTGATACGAGTGGAGAAGCTACGCGAATTGCGGGCCGCGCAGGGCTTGTCGATGGACGACTTCGTCGTGATCACCCCGCTGACCGACGCGTTCACCCCCGAACATTACGACCGCGCGACCGCGGGCGGAATCGACGGCATCATCACGATGCCGTGGATGTTCTACTCGGGACCGCTGGCCACCCTCGACGAGAAGATCGACGGTATGCGCAAGTTCCGCAAGGACATGGCGCTGGACTAG
- a CDS encoding SRPBCC family protein, with translation MTTVDVVSEIVIARPRSEVATYATDPDNATAWYVNIKSVQWETPRPAVVGSRFCFVARFLGRVLRYTYEVADLRPEKVFVMRTAQGPFPMETTYLWEDGPNDTTKMTLRNRGTPSGLWGLAAPVLARAIKRANAQDLARLKSLLEAGG, from the coding sequence ATGACAACCGTGGACGTCGTGAGCGAGATTGTGATTGCCCGTCCCCGAAGCGAAGTCGCCACCTATGCCACCGATCCGGACAACGCCACCGCCTGGTACGTCAACATCAAGTCGGTGCAGTGGGAAACACCCAGGCCCGCGGTTGTGGGATCGCGCTTCTGTTTCGTCGCCCGATTCCTCGGCCGCGTGTTGCGCTACACCTACGAGGTTGCCGACCTGCGGCCGGAGAAAGTATTCGTGATGCGCACCGCGCAAGGACCATTCCCAATGGAGACGACCTACCTATGGGAGGACGGCCCCAACGACACGACGAAGATGACGCTGCGCAACCGCGGCACACCTTCGGGTCTGTGGGGACTCGCAGCGCCGGTGCTGGCGAGGGCGATCAAGCGTGCCAATGCTCAGGATTTGGCTCGACTCAAGTCACTCCTCGAAGCCGGCGGCTAG